From Hartmannibacter diazotrophicus, a single genomic window includes:
- a CDS encoding phosphoenolpyruvate carboxylase, giving the protein MPSIAHAEALPGAGHPLADDDFTPVFELLFNLLADVVRVRRPELVKYLFQTGSSLIIPEDLRVPALQVTGIWFQLLGIAEENVAQRTRRQMETSGGPDSVGGTFANVIGSIAGSGASPEDLAAALAQTEAVPTLTAHPTEAKRVTVLEIHRRIYRGLVALETDRWTPRERDGLVQSLRTEIDLLWLTGELRLEKPTVEQEIAWGLHFFQETLFEQAPQTVENLAAALKRHYPEAAIPVPSLLSFSSWIGGDRDGNPFVTAETTRNALALYRGAALERLIERCGEMIRLLSISSANVEIPAVFLAALDDLLDASADGEEIRRRNPGEVFRQFFVAIVERLEATRDRDLPARPFASPEELSRLLLIAERALITLGADDLALTRLRPLRREIDIFGFRTASLDIRQNSSVVNRTLVDIWTKRLPEGVETVPEPNSPEWRALVSRELQRQELMPPDREALTPEAREMMATLDVVRESHEGPDNRAIGALILSMTTSAADILAFYLLGRFAGIASPEEDGSGSVAVIPLLETIEDLRNAEGILRELFAEPAVRQAIRANGRRQEVMLGYSDSNKDGGFLCSNWELYKAQERLVEVGRKADVRISFFHGRGGSVSRGGAPTGRAIAAQPPGTVEGYLRITEQGEVVSSKFANRGAALFNLELLAASVVSHTLSSKSEGHMPGRYGETVEALSGLSHAAFARLIEQPGLIDYFNAASPVEELALLKLGSRPSRRFGAKSLSDLRAIPWVFAWSQNRHLITGWYGLGTAFQSFLKFRGDEGRDLLKEMFERSRFFRLMIDEAEKTLYLADMDLARRYASLVTDEDARDRIFGMVEAEYALTVSHVLALSGSSRLAERFPVLSRRTEHVRPMIDRTNRWQVDLLREFRAASGNEARQEAILAPLLLSMNCIAGGLGWTG; this is encoded by the coding sequence ATGCCCAGTATCGCCCATGCCGAAGCCCTGCCTGGTGCCGGCCACCCGCTTGCCGATGACGACTTCACGCCCGTCTTCGAGCTGCTCTTCAACCTGCTCGCCGATGTCGTCCGGGTGCGTCGGCCGGAACTCGTCAAATACCTGTTCCAGACCGGGTCGAGCCTCATCATCCCCGAAGACCTGCGCGTGCCGGCGCTTCAGGTAACCGGCATCTGGTTCCAGCTTCTCGGCATCGCGGAGGAAAACGTCGCCCAGCGCACGCGCCGCCAGATGGAGACGTCCGGCGGCCCCGATTCCGTCGGCGGCACCTTCGCCAATGTCATCGGCTCCATCGCTGGTTCCGGCGCGTCACCGGAAGATCTGGCCGCCGCGCTCGCTCAGACCGAGGCCGTGCCGACGCTGACCGCTCATCCGACCGAGGCCAAGCGCGTCACGGTGCTGGAGATCCACCGCCGCATCTATCGCGGCCTCGTGGCGCTGGAGACCGACCGCTGGACCCCGCGTGAGCGCGACGGGTTGGTCCAGAGCCTCAGGACCGAGATCGACCTTCTCTGGCTGACCGGCGAACTGCGCCTTGAAAAGCCGACGGTGGAACAGGAGATCGCCTGGGGCCTGCACTTCTTCCAGGAAACGCTCTTCGAGCAGGCGCCGCAGACGGTCGAAAATCTCGCCGCCGCCCTGAAGCGCCATTATCCGGAAGCCGCGATTCCCGTCCCCTCGCTCCTGAGTTTTTCCAGCTGGATCGGCGGCGACCGCGACGGCAACCCCTTCGTGACCGCCGAGACCACCCGCAATGCCCTGGCCCTGTATCGGGGGGCGGCGCTGGAGAGGCTGATCGAGCGCTGTGGCGAGATGATCCGCCTTCTCTCCATCAGCAGCGCCAATGTTGAGATCCCGGCCGTCTTTCTGGCCGCGCTCGATGACCTTCTGGACGCCTCGGCCGATGGCGAGGAGATCCGGCGGCGCAATCCCGGCGAGGTCTTCCGCCAGTTCTTCGTCGCCATCGTCGAGCGATTGGAGGCGACGCGCGACCGGGACTTGCCGGCAAGGCCCTTCGCATCGCCGGAGGAGCTTTCCCGCCTGCTTCTCATCGCCGAGCGCGCCCTGATCACGCTTGGCGCCGACGATCTCGCCCTGACCCGGCTGAGGCCGCTCCGGCGCGAGATCGACATCTTCGGCTTCCGCACCGCTTCCCTCGACATCCGGCAGAACTCCTCCGTCGTGAACCGCACGCTGGTCGACATCTGGACCAAAAGGCTGCCGGAGGGCGTCGAGACCGTTCCCGAGCCCAACTCGCCGGAATGGCGCGCGCTCGTCTCAAGGGAATTGCAGCGTCAGGAACTGATGCCGCCGGACCGGGAGGCCCTGACGCCCGAGGCGCGCGAGATGATGGCGACCCTCGACGTGGTGCGCGAATCGCACGAAGGCCCGGACAACAGGGCCATCGGTGCCCTCATCCTGTCGATGACCACCAGCGCCGCCGATATCCTCGCCTTCTACCTGCTCGGCCGATTTGCCGGCATCGCCTCGCCGGAGGAGGACGGATCGGGATCGGTCGCGGTGATCCCGCTGCTGGAGACGATCGAGGATCTGCGCAACGCCGAGGGCATCCTGCGCGAGCTTTTCGCCGAACCGGCCGTGCGCCAGGCGATCCGCGCCAACGGACGGCGCCAGGAGGTCATGCTCGGCTATTCCGACAGCAACAAGGACGGCGGCTTTCTCTGCTCCAACTGGGAGCTCTACAAGGCCCAGGAACGGCTGGTCGAGGTCGGTCGCAAGGCCGATGTGCGCATCTCCTTCTTCCATGGTCGCGGCGGCTCGGTGAGCCGTGGCGGCGCCCCCACCGGCCGCGCCATCGCCGCCCAGCCGCCGGGAACGGTTGAGGGCTATCTGCGCATCACCGAGCAGGGCGAGGTGGTCTCGTCGAAGTTCGCCAATCGTGGCGCGGCGCTCTTCAATCTGGAGCTTCTGGCCGCAAGCGTCGTCTCGCACACGCTGTCCTCCAAGAGCGAAGGACACATGCCGGGCCGCTACGGCGAAACGGTCGAGGCCTTGTCGGGCCTTTCCCATGCCGCCTTCGCCCGGCTGATCGAGCAGCCCGGCCTCATCGACTATTTCAATGCGGCAAGTCCCGTGGAGGAACTGGCGCTTCTGAAGCTCGGCTCGCGTCCTTCGCGCCGTTTTGGTGCCAAGTCGCTGTCTGACCTCAGAGCCATTCCGTGGGTCTTCGCCTGGTCGCAGAACCGCCACCTCATCACCGGATGGTACGGTCTTGGAACGGCGTTCCAGTCCTTCCTCAAGTTCCGCGGCGACGAGGGCCGGGATCTTCTGAAGGAGATGTTCGAGCGTTCGCGCTTCTTCCGGCTGATGATCGACGAGGCGGAAAAGACCCTCTATCTCGCCGACATGGATCTCGCCCGCCGCTACGCCTCGCTGGTCACCGACGAGGACGCTCGCGACCGCATCTTCGGCATGGTCGAGGCCGAATACGCCCTGACCGTCTCCCACGTGCTGGCGCTTTCCGGAAGCAGCAGGCTGGCCGAGCGCTTCCCCGTTCTTAGCCGGCGTACCGAGCACGTCCGCCCGATGATCGACCGCACCAATCGCTGGCAGGTCGATCTCCTGCGCGAGTTCCGGGCCGCGTCCGGAAACGAGGCGCGTCAGGAGGCCATCCTCGCACCGCTGCTGCTGTCGATGAACTGCATCGCCGGCGGCCTCGGCTGGACGGGCTGA
- a CDS encoding polysaccharide biosynthesis/export family protein yields MQLRIAVLLTVSLALGSCSALPSEGPSASSIRSDSENPSPRALAYELMPLSPDILAILSTRDSDDLGSTFGKNAGGSVGLIGVGDVVSVTIWEAGSGGLFASSSPLGGAVATGANSAQIPQQIVNSDGTIVVPYAGQIRAAGRTPQAVKADIENALIGKAIEPQVLVTVTTSVANTVTVTGPLPQGGRIPLTPRGDHLLDVIALAGGVQFPAYEAYVTVNRGNRVGKVSLQKVINNPSENISVAAGDVITISREPKSFTSFGATGGHSQIDFGQMDLNLSQALAKAGGLSDARADPAGVFVYRMEDRNVVARLNPQSKLLSTGFGSRIPVIYELDLRSPSGLFLAQNFEVASGDAIYVANARLTELQKFLALIGTVISPVSSVATTSRAISTMN; encoded by the coding sequence ATGCAGCTTCGTATCGCAGTTCTGCTCACGGTGTCACTTGCGCTGGGCAGCTGCTCGGCCCTTCCGAGCGAAGGTCCTTCCGCCAGTTCGATCCGATCGGACAGCGAAAATCCGTCCCCACGAGCGCTTGCCTATGAGTTGATGCCGCTTTCGCCCGACATCCTCGCCATACTGTCGACGCGCGACAGTGATGACCTCGGGTCGACGTTCGGCAAGAACGCGGGCGGCTCGGTCGGCCTGATCGGCGTCGGTGATGTCGTGTCGGTCACGATCTGGGAGGCGGGCTCCGGCGGCCTCTTCGCCTCGTCCTCGCCGCTGGGTGGCGCCGTGGCCACGGGCGCCAACAGCGCACAGATCCCGCAGCAGATCGTCAATTCCGACGGCACGATCGTGGTGCCCTACGCCGGACAGATCCGGGCAGCCGGCCGCACCCCGCAGGCGGTGAAGGCCGATATCGAGAACGCCCTGATCGGCAAGGCAATCGAACCGCAGGTTCTCGTGACCGTCACGACGAGCGTCGCCAACACGGTGACCGTCACCGGCCCGCTGCCGCAGGGCGGACGCATCCCGCTGACGCCGCGCGGCGACCATCTGCTCGACGTCATCGCCCTTGCCGGCGGTGTGCAGTTTCCGGCCTACGAGGCGTATGTGACCGTCAATCGCGGCAACCGCGTCGGCAAGGTCTCGCTCCAGAAGGTGATCAACAATCCGTCGGAGAACATTTCGGTTGCCGCCGGCGACGTGATCACGATCAGCCGGGAGCCGAAGAGCTTCACCTCCTTCGGCGCGACGGGCGGACACAGCCAGATCGACTTCGGCCAGATGGACCTCAATCTTTCGCAGGCGCTCGCCAAGGCAGGCGGCCTCAGCGACGCGAGAGCCGACCCGGCCGGTGTCTTCGTCTATCGCATGGAAGACAGGAACGTGGTCGCGCGCCTCAACCCGCAGAGCAAGCTGCTCTCGACGGGCTTCGGATCCCGCATTCCGGTCATCTACGAGCTTGACCTTCGCTCGCCGTCCGGGCTGTTCCTGGCGCAGAATTTCGAGGTCGCCAGCGGGGACGCCATTTACGTGGCCAACGCGCGACTGACGGAACTGCAGAAGTTCCTGGCGCTGATCGGAACCGTGATCTCGCCGGTTTCCAGCGTGGCGACGACGTCCAGAGCGATCAGCACGATGAACTGA
- a CDS encoding aldose epimerase family protein, whose amino-acid sequence MAATRFGTLANGAAVDEIIIGTGGLRASILTLGAILRRLDVTLPSGRRNVVLGFSDLAAYENGAGYFGAVAGRCANRIAGGRFVLDGRTYALPCNEIERGNQLHGGANGFSNHIWQVETADETSVTLTLRSPDGEEGYPGAVEVRCTYEIADGATLVITLTATTDASTLVNLATHSYFNLDAGADILGHRLQISANTYCPVDDRLIPTGELRPVEGTPFDFREARSVAGPDGRSPGYDHNFAVAMEPSSAPRQMARLTGANGDLALEILSTEPGVQFYDGGAAGLPLTSDNGHPVGPHAGLCLEPQAFPNAINTPGFFAPVLRPGEVYRQVTEYRFSIPG is encoded by the coding sequence ATGGCCGCAACGCGATTCGGCACGCTCGCAAATGGCGCAGCCGTCGATGAAATCATCATTGGCACCGGGGGGCTGAGGGCCTCGATCCTGACGCTTGGCGCCATCCTTCGCCGCCTCGACGTGACGCTGCCGTCCGGTCGCCGCAATGTCGTTCTCGGATTTTCCGATCTTGCCGCCTATGAAAATGGCGCCGGCTATTTCGGCGCGGTTGCCGGCCGATGCGCCAACCGGATCGCCGGCGGCCGGTTCGTGCTGGATGGCAGAACCTATGCCTTGCCCTGCAATGAAATCGAGCGCGGCAACCAGTTGCACGGCGGCGCCAACGGCTTCTCCAACCACATCTGGCAGGTGGAGACGGCCGACGAAACGTCGGTGACGCTGACGCTCCGGTCTCCCGACGGCGAGGAGGGCTATCCGGGGGCGGTCGAGGTCCGCTGCACCTACGAGATCGCGGACGGGGCAACGCTTGTGATCACGCTGACGGCGACCACCGACGCGTCGACGCTCGTCAATCTCGCGACCCACAGCTACTTCAACCTCGACGCCGGCGCGGACATTCTCGGCCATCGCCTTCAAATTTCAGCCAACACCTACTGCCCTGTCGACGACCGGTTGATCCCGACAGGCGAACTGCGGCCCGTCGAGGGCACGCCCTTCGACTTTCGTGAGGCCCGGTCCGTCGCCGGGCCAGACGGCCGTTCGCCGGGCTACGACCACAATTTCGCCGTTGCCATGGAGCCCTCAAGCGCACCGCGTCAGATGGCCCGCCTGACCGGCGCAAACGGCGATCTGGCGCTGGAGATCCTTTCGACCGAGCCGGGCGTCCAGTTCTATGACGGCGGCGCGGCTGGACTGCCGTTGACGAGCGACAACGGGCATCCCGTCGGCCCGCATGCCGGGCTTTGCCTCGAGCCGCAGGCATTTCCCAATGCCATCAACACGCCGGGCTTTTTCGCACCGGTGCTGAGGCCAGGCGAGGTCTATCGGCAGGTGACGGAATACCGCTTCTCCATCCCCGGATGA
- the trpB gene encoding tryptophan synthase subunit beta, with the protein MSVTPNSYRTGPDERGHFGIFGGRFVAETLMPLILDLEKAYEESKNDPAFHAEIASLHTHYVGRPSPIYLAERLSEHLGGAKIYFKREELNHTGSHKINNCLGQILLAKRMGKTRIIAETGAGQHGVASATVCARFGYPCEVYMGATDVQRQSPNVFRMKMLGAKVHPVTAGNGTLKDAMNEALRDWVTNVESTYYLIGTAAGPHPYPEMVRDFQSIIGNEAKAQMLETEGRLPDAVVACVGGGSNAIGIFHPFLDDPDVAIYGVEAGGHGLDVFNGHAASLTGGKPGVLHGNRTYLLQDDDGQILEGHSVSAGLDYPGIGPEHSWLKETGRVTYVPATDKQALDAFQLMTRLEGIIPALESAHAIAHVIEMAPKMAKDEVILVSLSGRGDKDVEAVSKLLGYEM; encoded by the coding sequence GTGAGCGTCACCCCCAATTCCTACCGCACCGGCCCGGACGAGCGCGGTCATTTCGGCATCTTCGGCGGACGCTTCGTCGCCGAGACGCTGATGCCGCTGATCCTCGACCTGGAAAAGGCCTATGAGGAGTCCAAGAACGATCCGGCGTTCCATGCCGAGATTGCCAGCCTTCACACCCACTATGTCGGACGCCCGAGCCCGATCTACCTCGCCGAGCGGCTGAGCGAGCATCTCGGCGGCGCGAAGATCTACTTCAAGCGCGAGGAGTTGAACCACACGGGCAGCCACAAGATCAACAACTGCCTCGGCCAGATCCTGCTCGCCAAGCGGATGGGCAAGACCCGCATCATCGCCGAGACCGGCGCCGGCCAGCATGGCGTCGCCTCGGCCACCGTCTGCGCCCGCTTCGGCTATCCCTGCGAAGTCTACATGGGCGCGACGGACGTTCAGCGTCAGTCGCCCAACGTCTTCCGCATGAAGATGCTCGGCGCCAAGGTGCATCCCGTCACCGCCGGCAACGGCACGCTGAAGGACGCCATGAACGAGGCGCTGCGCGACTGGGTGACCAATGTCGAGAGCACCTACTACCTGATCGGCACGGCTGCCGGCCCGCATCCCTATCCGGAGATGGTGCGCGACTTCCAGTCGATCATCGGCAACGAGGCGAAAGCGCAGATGCTGGAGACCGAAGGCCGGCTGCCGGATGCGGTGGTTGCCTGCGTCGGCGGCGGCTCCAACGCCATCGGCATCTTCCATCCCTTCCTCGACGATCCCGACGTGGCGATCTACGGCGTGGAGGCGGGCGGCCACGGGCTCGACGTCTTCAACGGCCATGCCGCGTCGCTGACCGGCGGCAAGCCGGGCGTTCTCCACGGCAACCGCACCTATCTGCTGCAGGACGACGACGGCCAGATCCTGGAAGGCCACTCGGTCTCCGCCGGCCTCGACTATCCGGGCATCGGGCCGGAGCATTCCTGGCTGAAGGAAACCGGCCGCGTCACCTATGTGCCGGCCACCGACAAGCAGGCGCTGGACGCCTTCCAGTTGATGACCCGCCTGGAGGGCATCATCCCCGCGCTCGAATCGGCCCATGCCATCGCCCATGTCATCGAAATGGCCCCGAAAATGGCCAAGGATGAAGTCATCCTCGTCTCCCTTTCGGGACGCGGCGACAAGGACGTCGAGGCGGTCAGCAAGCTGCTCGGCTACGAGATGTAA
- a CDS encoding phosphoribosylanthranilate isomerase — protein sequence MPGAAPALCVKICGLSTTESLDWAVAAGADLIGLVSFEKSPRHVDLDRMAMLADHVRGRAGIVVLTVNADDERLARIAEAARPDLLQLHGKETVERASEISGRFGIPVMKALGIATREDVATARPYAEAGHRLLFDAKPPKDATRPGGLGATFDWSVLESLDPDLRFMLSGGLDPNNVGEAVNRLHPAGVDVSSGVESAPGTKDKGLIEAFVHKVREAAGRPLSAAHSRELLA from the coding sequence ATGCCGGGCGCCGCGCCTGCCCTTTGCGTGAAGATCTGCGGATTGTCGACGACCGAAAGCCTCGACTGGGCCGTCGCGGCCGGCGCCGATCTGATCGGCCTCGTCTCCTTCGAAAAAAGTCCCCGCCACGTCGATCTGGACCGGATGGCGATGCTGGCCGACCATGTGCGCGGACGGGCGGGGATTGTCGTCCTGACGGTCAACGCCGACGACGAGCGCCTCGCCCGCATCGCGGAGGCGGCGCGGCCCGATCTCCTGCAACTCCACGGGAAAGAGACCGTCGAGCGGGCCTCGGAGATCTCAGGCCGCTTCGGCATCCCCGTCATGAAAGCGCTCGGGATCGCGACCCGCGAGGATGTCGCGACCGCGCGCCCCTATGCCGAGGCGGGCCACCGGCTGCTCTTCGACGCCAAGCCACCCAAGGATGCGACCCGGCCCGGCGGCCTTGGGGCGACCTTCGACTGGTCCGTGCTTGAATCCCTTGACCCGGACCTTCGCTTCATGCTTTCCGGGGGCCTTGATCCGAACAATGTCGGCGAGGCCGTGAACCGGCTCCATCCGGCCGGCGTAGACGTTTCGTCGGGCGTGGAGAGCGCGCCCGGAACCAAGGACAAGGGCCTCATCGAGGCCTTCGTCCACAAGGTGCGCGAGGCGGCCGGCCGGCCGCTTTCCGCTGCGCATTCCCGAGAACTACTGGCCTGA
- a CDS encoding HPP family protein, which produces MLTQLRHFFRRHEPISSAPLAHLKSGMGGLVGIGASGALAAFTGLPFLIAPFGASAVLLFGQPASPLAQPANVIGGYLVALGVTVGVLLALPAGWPAAALGVGAAIAVMLFLRVTHPPAGAIPIVAATSAIHVGTLSLVVAAGSVLLVGIATLHHWLPPRHIYPRRADLG; this is translated from the coding sequence ATGCTGACGCAGCTCCGGCATTTCTTTCGCCGTCATGAACCAATTTCCTCCGCTCCGCTGGCTCACCTGAAGTCGGGCATGGGCGGCCTCGTGGGAATCGGCGCCTCCGGCGCGCTCGCCGCCTTCACGGGGCTTCCGTTCCTCATTGCCCCCTTCGGCGCCTCCGCCGTCCTGCTCTTCGGCCAGCCTGCCAGCCCGCTCGCCCAACCGGCCAACGTCATCGGCGGCTATCTCGTGGCGCTTGGCGTGACCGTCGGCGTGCTGCTAGCCCTGCCCGCCGGCTGGCCAGCCGCCGCTCTTGGCGTCGGTGCGGCAATCGCGGTCATGCTGTTCCTGCGCGTCACCCATCCGCCGGCGGGCGCCATCCCGATCGTCGCCGCCACCTCGGCGATCCATGTCGGAACGCTCTCGCTCGTCGTGGCGGCCGGCAGCGTGCTGCTCGTCGGCATCGCCACGCTGCACCACTGGCTGCCGCCGCGGCATATCTACCCGCGCCGCGCCGATCTCGGCTGA
- a CDS encoding MAPEG family protein, with translation MDAAVQSTELQILVWSVILLILHIVIQTLSLVKDAGLSYAFSPRDEVPGLSRLTGRLTRSLRNFIETYPAFIGLALALVATGMTGGIGATGAALWFWARVIYVPVYAIGLPVVRTLVWLASIVGLVMMLLPLL, from the coding sequence ATGGATGCGGCTGTCCAATCGACCGAGCTTCAGATCCTCGTCTGGAGCGTGATCCTCCTGATTCTGCACATCGTTATCCAGACCCTGTCCCTGGTGAAGGACGCGGGCCTGTCCTATGCCTTCAGTCCGCGCGATGAGGTGCCGGGTCTCAGCCGGCTGACCGGACGGCTGACGCGAAGTCTGCGCAATTTCATTGAGACCTATCCGGCGTTCATCGGCCTCGCCCTGGCATTGGTCGCGACCGGCATGACCGGCGGCATCGGCGCGACGGGCGCGGCCCTCTGGTTCTGGGCGAGGGTGATCTACGTTCCGGTCTATGCGATCGGTCTGCCTGTCGTCCGGACGCTCGTCTGGCTGGCGTCGATCGTGGGGCTCGTGATGATGCTCCTGCCGCTGCTCTGA
- the trpA gene encoding tryptophan synthase subunit alpha: MTKTRIDATVARVKGEGRPALVTFVTAGDPDYETSLKILKSLPGAGADIIEFGMPFSDPMAEGPPIQAATLRALHGGQTMVKTLEMVRAFRAENDETPIVLMGYYNPIYIYGVERFLVDAKAAGVDGLIVVDLPPEEDEELCLPAIKAGISFIRLATPTTDDKRLPAVLANTSGFVYYVSILGITGTAAPDASRVKVAVERIKRHTDLPVMVGFGVKTGEQAKTLGKDADGVVVGSALVNAVRDSLDDEGKATDATVGAVIALVGELAEGVRAAR; encoded by the coding sequence ATGACCAAGACCCGGATCGATGCGACCGTTGCCCGAGTGAAGGGCGAAGGCCGCCCCGCACTCGTGACCTTCGTGACCGCCGGCGATCCCGACTACGAGACGTCGCTGAAGATCCTGAAGTCGCTGCCCGGCGCGGGCGCCGACATCATCGAGTTCGGCATGCCCTTTTCCGATCCGATGGCCGAGGGACCGCCGATCCAGGCCGCGACCCTGCGCGCCCTCCATGGCGGCCAGACCATGGTCAAGACGCTGGAGATGGTCCGCGCCTTCCGCGCGGAGAATGACGAAACGCCGATCGTGCTGATGGGCTATTACAACCCCATCTACATCTACGGCGTCGAACGCTTCCTCGTGGATGCCAAGGCGGCCGGCGTCGACGGCCTCATCGTCGTCGACCTGCCTCCGGAAGAGGACGAGGAACTCTGCCTTCCGGCGATCAAGGCTGGCATCAGCTTCATTCGCCTTGCCACCCCGACCACCGACGACAAGCGCCTGCCGGCGGTGCTCGCCAACACCTCGGGCTTTGTCTACTACGTCTCGATCCTCGGCATCACCGGCACGGCGGCCCCGGACGCAAGCCGCGTCAAGGTCGCCGTCGAGCGCATCAAGCGGCACACGGACTTGCCCGTGATGGTCGGCTTCGGCGTCAAGACGGGTGAACAGGCGAAGACGCTTGGCAAGGACGCCGATGGGGTCGTCGTCGGCTCGGCGCTGGTCAACGCCGTCCGTGATTCCCTCGACGATGAGGGCAAGGCGACGGACGCAACCGTTGGCGCCGTCATCGCCCTTGTCGGCGAACTGGCCGAGGGCGTGCGCGCCGCGCGGTAG
- the msrA gene encoding peptide-methionine (S)-S-oxide reductase MsrA, giving the protein MFLADMLNRKLKLPTPEEAIPGRAQPIPTAATHFVNGNPLKGPYPDGIETIVLGLGCFWGAERKFWQLPGVWGTAVGYAAGLTENPTYQEVCTGLTGHNEVVLVAFDPKVVSLDKVLKTFWESHDPTQGMRQGNDTGTQYRSGIYVSSPEQRAVAEASRAMYQEALSRAGRGQKITTEILDAGPFYFAEGYHQQYLAKNPEGYCGLGGTGVSCPLPTGVAAAG; this is encoded by the coding sequence ATGTTTCTCGCGGACATGCTGAACCGGAAGCTGAAGCTGCCGACGCCCGAGGAGGCGATCCCGGGCCGCGCCCAGCCGATCCCGACCGCCGCAACCCATTTCGTCAACGGCAACCCGCTGAAGGGCCCCTATCCCGACGGGATCGAGACCATCGTTCTCGGCCTTGGCTGCTTCTGGGGCGCGGAGCGCAAGTTCTGGCAGTTGCCGGGCGTCTGGGGCACCGCCGTCGGCTACGCGGCGGGTCTCACCGAGAACCCGACCTATCAGGAGGTCTGCACGGGCCTTACCGGCCACAACGAGGTGGTGCTCGTCGCCTTCGACCCCAAGGTCGTCTCGCTCGACAAGGTGCTGAAGACCTTCTGGGAGAGCCACGACCCGACGCAGGGCATGCGCCAGGGCAATGACACCGGCACGCAGTACCGTTCGGGCATCTACGTGAGTTCGCCCGAGCAGCGCGCCGTCGCCGAGGCCTCGCGCGCGATGTACCAGGAGGCGCTGAGCCGCGCCGGCCGGGGCCAGAAGATCACCACCGAGATCCTCGATGCGGGTCCCTTCTATTTCGCGGAAGGCTACCACCAGCAGTATCTTGCCAAGAACCCGGAAGGCTATTGCGGCCTTGGCGGAACGGGCGTTTCCTGCCCGCTGCCGACCGGTGTCGCGGCCGCTGGCTGA
- a CDS encoding electron transfer flavoprotein subunit beta: protein MKVVVCLAAARHPVSGKGAPSRNELQAIRLGRMLCGDPIGLHAGPTVDGIADALGHGLATILHAPIDTAVDAVPALASVLAELRPDLVLTGKQGQGGEDTGLLPYLLAKALGWPVVGDVVSIEAKGDGVLAVEQALGRGARRRLVVRAPAVIAVSPSAPAPLPFAAGAARRGAIQRLDVVIEEKVATGAQAFEERPYRKRPKMMAKVAAGASAADRLKAATQAAGGGGKLLVDPDPREAAEEILSYLEGLGLGPKAG, encoded by the coding sequence ATGAAGGTCGTCGTCTGTCTTGCCGCCGCCCGTCACCCGGTCTCGGGCAAGGGGGCGCCGTCGCGCAACGAGTTGCAGGCGATTCGCCTCGGCAGGATGCTTTGCGGCGATCCAATCGGCCTTCATGCCGGACCGACGGTGGACGGGATCGCCGATGCGCTCGGACACGGGCTTGCCACGATCCTGCATGCGCCGATCGATACGGCGGTCGATGCCGTTCCGGCGCTGGCGAGCGTCCTTGCCGAGCTTCGGCCCGATCTTGTCCTGACCGGCAAGCAGGGACAGGGCGGCGAGGATACCGGCCTCCTGCCCTACCTTTTGGCCAAGGCCCTTGGCTGGCCGGTGGTCGGCGATGTCGTTTCAATCGAGGCGAAAGGGGACGGGGTGTTGGCCGTGGAACAGGCGCTCGGGCGCGGCGCGCGTCGACGGCTCGTGGTTCGCGCGCCTGCGGTGATCGCGGTAAGCCCTTCGGCGCCCGCACCCCTGCCCTTTGCCGCTGGAGCGGCGCGGCGCGGTGCAATCCAGCGGCTTGATGTCGTGATTGAAGAGAAGGTGGCCACTGGTGCTCAGGCCTTCGAGGAGCGGCCCTATCGCAAGCGCCCGAAGATGATGGCAAAGGTGGCGGCCGGCGCGTCCGCCGCGGACCGGCTCAAGGCCGCGACGCAGGCGGCGGGCGGCGGCGGCAAACTGCTGGTCGACCCCGATCCGCGCGAAGCGGCGGAAGAGATCCTGTCCTATCTGGAAGGATTGGGTCTGGGCCCCAAGGCCGGATAG